The following are encoded together in the Lathyrus oleraceus cultivar Zhongwan6 chromosome 3, CAAS_Psat_ZW6_1.0, whole genome shotgun sequence genome:
- the LOC127126483 gene encoding peptidyl-prolyl cis-trans isomerase FKBP65 encodes MTLSHQIGNEGLTKQILTKGVSWQTPFSGDQVQVHFRGQIENGPSLESSYDKGSSFHFKLGQGEVIKGWDEGVATMKKGERAIFKIPPALAYGEIGSPPLIPPNATLVFEIEMLCWSTIRDLTGDGGLMKKTILEGEGWATPKELDEVLVKYEAKLENGMLIKSDKGVDFIASDRYLCPAMSIAVKTMRKGEVAELSMKFLYGLTQNSNRIIELNGLPDSNVISIKLELVSWKIVTDITGDKKILKKINKLGDGFDRPNEGSRVKVTYICKGEDGTIIDRKGSKEEPFEFTIQEEQMHEGLEKAIMTMKKAEQALVTVNAENTLYYEVELIDFIKEKPFWKMDTQEKLEACEQKKHDGNLLFKAQNFRRASEKYEKAVKYIEFDHTFSDDEKRHANTLRLSCNLNNAACKLKLEEFTEAAKLCTKVLEQDTLNVKALYRRSQAYLKTSDLEKAEADIKRALIIDPNNRDIKLEYKELKLKQREYNKYEADIFSTMVSKMN; translated from the exons ATGACACTCTCTCACCAAATTGGAAATGAAGGTCTCACCAAACAGATTCTCACAAAAGGTGTCTCTTGGCAAACTCCATTCTCAGGAGATCAAGTTCAAG TTCATTTCAGAGGACAAATAGAAAATGGACCATCTCTTGAATCCAGTTATGATAAAGGCTCTTCTTTTCATTTCAAATTAGGCCAAG GTGAAGTAATCAAAGGTTGGGATGAAGGAGTTGCTACTATGAAAAAAGGGGAGAGAGCTATCTTCAAAATACCACCTGCCTTAGCGTACGGAGAAATCGGTTCTCCACCATTGATTCCTCCGAATGCAACTCTCGTTTTTGAGATTGAAATGTTGTGTTGGAGTACCATCAGAGACTTGACGGGCGATGGAGGACTCATGAAAAAGACGATATTGGAAGGAGAAGGATGGGCTACTCCAAAAGAGCTTGATGAAGTCCTAG TGAAATATGAAGCAAAGCTTGAAAATGGGATGCTTATTAAGTCTGATAAAGGCGTTGATTTTATTGCAAGCGACA GATATCTATGTCCAGCCATGAGCATAGCAGTAAAAACAATGAGAAAAGGCGAGGTAGCGGAGCTTAGTATGAAATTCTTGT ATGGCCTGACTCAAAATTCAAATAGAATAATCGAGCTTAATGGTTTACCAGATTCTAATGTAATTAGCATTAAACTCGAGCTGGTATCGTGGAAAATTGTTACTGATATCACAGGAGATAAGaaaatactaaaaaaaattaataaactcGGCGATGGATTTGATCGTCCTAACGAAGGATCTCGTGTGAAAG TTACATATATATGCAAAGGAGAAGATGGTACAATTATTGATAGGAAAGGATCAAAGGAAGAACCTTTTGAGTTCACAATTCAAGAAG AACAAATGCATGAGGGTCTAGAAAAAGCAATTATGACAATGAAAAAAGCAGAACAAGCTTTGGTTACTGTCAATGCTGAAAATACCCTTTATTATGAAGTTGAATTGATTGATTTCATTAAG GAGAAGCCATTTTGGAAAATGGATACTCAAGAGAAACTAGAAGCTTGTGAGCAGAAGAAGCATGATGGAAATCTTCTGTTTAAGGCTCAAAATTTCAGGCGCGCTTCCGAGAAATACGAAAAG GCTGTAAAATACATTGAATTTGATCACACATTCAGCGACGACGAGAAGCGTCACGCTAACACATTGAGGTTGTCATGTAATTTGAACAATGCTGCTTGTAAACTTAAATTGGAGGAGTTCACAGAAGCTGCCAAGCTATGCACAAAG GTGCTAGAACAAGATACCTTGAATGTTAAGGCTCTTTACAGAAGAAGCCAAGCCTACCTTAAAACATCAGACTTGGAGAAAGCTGAAGCTGACATTAAAAGAGCACTGATTATTGATCCAAATAATAG AGATATTAAACTTGAGTACAAAGAGCTCAAACTGAAGCAAAGGGAATACAATAAATATGAAGCTGACATCTTTAGCACAATGGTTTCAAAGATGAATTAG